The genomic window CGATTTAGGAAATTGAGGCACAAAGTGTAACCGAAATTGAAGAGAAGTATGAACCCAAACAGTGCCCCAGCTCCTATCCAGTACCAGTATGCCTCTGTGAAGAACCCACGATTGTTCAATACTGTGACTCCAAGGGATTCTGTTGAACCAGTAACATTCTGAAAAATGGAAATAGATTCAATCATCAGTTACTGACAGGCATaacataaacaaacaaaaatattcaCATGGAACATTCAATAACTTACTTTCTTCCAACTGTGCCCAAGGAATTCATTTACCACTATTGCGTTTTGCGCATACATCAGAGGGGAACACCAGTAACCCCAAATCCACCATTTCTTGACATCATCTGCAGCATTGACCAAATacgaaaaggaaacaaaaattcattattAGGGGTTATGCACAAGAAGGTTCTAtgtttcctaaaaaaatatttcctcatCATACCATGTGACAGGATAAAACCACCCAATGCCAAGAGCATAAGTAAAACAAATGCCCCAAATGTGTTTGAAACAATCATGTTTCTACCAGCTGATGCTATCAATCGAAATAATCCAGATGCCATCTGATTAACAAGCAAGAGGAGAAGATACTGTCTAAACAACCTGCAATAAGGAGATTTGTTTATTCAGCATTAATCATTTTGGAACAGAGAAAACATGTAAAAGAAATCTGGATAAGTTTCTACAACTTCATAACTTTTTAACTTTTACCTTTCCACATTTGGATCAAATCCAATGACATAATAAGTCATGAACACCCAAACACCAACTTCAATAAATGTGATGGGGATCTTGAGGATCCATGTGGGAAGAGCATATGCCCATGCAGGATAGAAGAGTAGGTCTCTTTGCTTGTAAAAGACAGGAAGTTTTGCAATTGCCATGGCAAGTTCTGCCATTCCATTAAACATTATCATGACAACAGTGAAGAACAAAGCACCCGTATAAATGTTTCCATCATCTACTGAATTTTTGTGCATCTCAGTTCTTAGGAAGAGTGTCATTGTAATCACTGCCATTATTGCAAGctaaaaacagaaataaaaattataaattacgATCACATATAGATAATTAAAAGTCATTGTTAAaagtaacaataataataatactcaCTTGGGTGAGCTTGAAAACATAGACAAATGAGTTCCTCTTCATCAGCAAGTACTCCCTTGACATGTTGGCATCCAACAGTTCCTTCTTATTAACACCATACTTTTTGGTTGTCAAAGCAGCTGGGTGGCTTTTCGTCTTGTCGTATGGAGACGCAAGCTCATCTCCTACTTTCCGTCCAGTGTGAAATGACTGGAATGCCTCAGCAAATTCCTTGACTGTGACAAACCTGTAAGGCTCTTCTTTACGTGCCCAATACTGCTGCTGATCTTTCTTAGATGTTACCTGCAATGATTTTTAAAGTTCATGTTCTAGCTCAGTTTTTTTctaaagatggaaaaaaaatgagaagatacCAAAAGCTACAAAGCAACTTGCACTCACTTCTTGTAGGAAGTCTGCCACACCCTTCCTTTCAGGACATCTGAAGCCCGTGGATTCAAAAAATTCAAGCACGTCTTCACGAGGACCTTGATAAATGATACGACCATCAGAGAGGAGAATGATGTCATCAAAAAGATTGTAAGTCTCAGGTGCTGGCTGGAGGAGAGATATGACAGCAGTCCCATTGAGAATGTGAATGGTTTGCTTGAGACAATTCACAATTTGAAAAGTTGTTGAACTGTCCAAGCCAGTAGAGATCTCATCCATAAACAGTGCCTTTGATGGTCCGACCAGCATCTCACCTATCAGTCATGCATTCacataattgaattaaattaactCAGCAAAccaaaaaatctaattttttggttttttcttttggttagaAACTAAATAATCCTACCTGTTGTGACACGCTTCCGTTGTCCTCCAGAGATACCCCTTATCATTTCATCTCCTACCATGGTATCTGCACAGATGTCTAGTCCCAGAATCTGTAAATAGAAGAATAAAGATGAATAAACAAAGTATAAGTTAGAATCGGGTTTTCTCAGCAATCTGTATGCCATCATTGACAGTTTTATGGTTATAATACCTTCAGTGTATAATCAGTGACCACATTTTCCTTCTGGCCTTCAGTTGCCGCTGCCTGAAATATTAGAAACCAATAATGAAAATGTCAACCACCATGGAAGCAACTTCAGTACATTAAGAACTTTCATAGATAAAAGATTCTGACACAGCATAAAATTCACAAGTAAGATTGACTCAAGCCATTCATTTTAGtacaaaaagaaacaaacaaactcCAGAACAGACAGAACATTGACGATACAAAGCCATTTTGTCTATGtcagaaatcaaaattttcattctggAGAAGAGTGGTATCCATGTTCACTAAAAACAAATAGCTCAAATTCAGCAGAACTGGTCAAAATTTTTACTGAAAGTAGATTCTCTCTCACCTTCATGAAGACATCAAGATCAGGATCAGGCTTAATATTTGCTGCTTTCTCTCTCCTTGAGAGCTCTGCTAACATGTCTGAGGATAGCCAAAATAAGAATCAATCTCCTGGCCTATGCTAATGTCATAGAACTACATTCACAACCTTCAAAAacagagaaaataaaaagtgaaggcAACGGTTTAGACTAACCATATCGATCTCCAACACCCTGGCATCTTGCAGAGAAGGCCAAGGTTTCCCGTACAGTCATTTCTCCGATATGGGTATCATGTTGGCTGATATAGGCGGCAGTTCTCTGGGGTACAAACTCATCCATGCCATGACCGTTGTATGTCACCCTTCCCGTAACCTAAGGAATAAATTTCAGTTTTCAAATTGGATATGATATTAAAGATCTAAAAATCGAATATTCATCAAAGAACAAAAgcaatagaattttttttttcattcaaccTTAAGAGTGGGATCAAGCTTTCCGGACAAAGCCAGTAAGAGAGTGGTCTTTCCAGAACTTGGAGGACCCAAAAGTAAAGTCATTCTGCAGGGacaaaaaatgcacaaaaaatTGAGTATGTATCTTCAGGACATTCTAAATATGAGAAAGGAAAAATTCAGTTGATTTATCAATcaatttttcactaaaaataaattcatattctcACCTTTGAGGTTTGATGATTCCACTAACATCATGAAGAATAGTGAATTTCCTCCTTCTACTCGGAAGAATCCGAAGACCGGTCAAGGCATCCTTTAaaacagaaggaaaaattataatCTGAAGACAAACTTACCTAAAAGAGTATTTATTGCATAGCTAATGCTCCGTATATTGTAGTTACCTCGATTTTATTGAACATAAAATTATGGAATGAAGGCAAAGCTCTGCTTCCTATAAAAGCTTCTGCATCGATGGTAAGATGCTCAAATCTAACTTCAATTTCAGGAATAGTAATCCCAACTctgaaaaaatggaagagacaGGAAAACCCATTACTAAAGAGCCAAAGGAAGATGATGTTTGGCTCtggagaaaatgtaggaaacacccatcatgcatatttaaggtgaattcttccttttccaCTGTTTCAATGTTCAAAAAACGGCAAGCAACGAAGAAAGGAGGAGAAATCGTACCTCTCGATACGATTCCTGAGCCTCAACAGGAACTTCTCATTGTCTTCTTCTGCAATTTTTACCAACCGCTCCATTAAACTCTGCTTTTCCTGATACCCAAGGTTGTCTACATCAACTTCACTGGCCGCACCCTGTGATCCCATCAGCAAACCTTTCCTCAACCGATTGTAGGTGGGAAGTTTCTCGAGGGCGGCCCATTTCAAAGCTTCCTCATCATCCTCATCCCTTGAAGACCGGGAGAAAACATCCGCACCAGAGCTCCTCCACATAGAACCATTCCTCCTTAAACTACCAGCGGCTCTATAAATTTCAGCCGTCGCCATTGCAACACGAAACCAAGAACCCTCCTGCAAAACCCACCAAAACCCAGAAACCTTTCCTAAAAATTCAGGAAAAGAAACTCGGATTTCAAATTCCCGAGCTGAAAAAGCTCAAAATCAGAGATGGGCCTCCTCCTCTCTTTTCTCTATGCATACAATTCCGCCCCTTTCTGTATTCCAAATATCTTTCTGTATACTGGAAAAACATGTAGAATGGGAGGTTTAAATAGTGACTGGTAACGACAAGAAGGAGGCGGCTCAAAAGTTACCAACCAGCTTATTTTCCTGTGACTTTCCCTTTGAAAGATGGCAGCGAAAATTGAACGCAGAAGGGGCTGCTGATTGCTGAATGGCTCCATCTTACATGGAATATGCCCATGCCACCATTTTTGACCCGTCAAATTCTTTTTATCAAGACTTTCACAGTACATAATTTTCAGCTGCCAAGCGAACTAACTTTTCCGGGTCAGCCCAAACCCGCCTACGTTTCGATAACctaaattaaatatgtaaattaatttttggcaCTTTTTTTATACTATAATTTAATGTTGATAGGTTGACTTATTAGGGTTTGATTTGACTTAATTAAACTTGAGTAAATTTAAACTATGATCAATGTCTTCAATGATCCTAGGAAACCAAAACTTTAATTAAGTGggtaattagaaaaattattatggtaagaaatatttcataaattttcatattttaaacttAGCTAATAATACCTCTCATTATTATTTAAccaaaaacaaagtaaaattttttttagattttattgaaaCTATTCAAcagattttttttccaaaagaattaaaaataataataattagacaACTCACtaagaaattttcaataattttattgtttgatttttcatgtttttttaagtaattaaatataaatctaTTGAGAGTGATGCAACCTTATATTAttgaattatttataatattgtaAAGTTAGTGTTACATAGACAAGTTAGAGGTTTGGTAAACTGCTTGGttaaaatatgcatattttaGAGTttgattattattgtttataattcaaaaatatcatattaagtaatatgatttttttataattaaaattaattacaaattcttataaaataagtCATTAGATAAGATTGgatttatcaaatattaaagaACATCTACATTAATATTTGTTAGAGACAGTGGCTAAGAGTTTATCAAcaattaaataacatataaatttatataattgtaTAGTCAATTCTAAATTAGCCATTATTtgattaaatctaaaaaatattttaaaatatctatcaaCCTCTAAGCctaattaaagttaataatCAAATGGGTTTTATTTTAAGCAAGATTAGATCCGAGTTGAACCTAATCGGTTTATGATAAAAGAATTTAGAAGAACATAAACacatttataatctttttaaagTCAATtattgacataaaaaaattctattaaagttaaataaatgaaatgcatTTTTACTAATATAATCTTActttgaatatgaaaaaaaatttgtattgtCTAGTCATTGGCATTAATAATTGATAATATCATATactataaattattaaacattaataACTAATCAACACCGATTATTAAGTTATAGAATGTGAGATGAAAAGGATTCAAACTAAAAAGTATGTTTtacagtaattttaaaaagtatttttaattttttttaataattaagaaaattaagtattaaaaaattaaaaatatttaattttagaaaatatttttttaagagacacttttaatataaatttaaatttttaataaatatgaatgataaaagaaatcgtgaagttatatttttaagtataaatttttttttttttaatttgtatgaaaattatcaaaaatatttctcGAAAAGAAACATATGATAAAAAGTATGGTAGATTTGCCAATAGTTTTGTACCAAGTGGGttttaagatatatattttttttttttagtagcCTGAAAGTTTGGAAACCCTTACCATCTAGAAGAAGGGGTAGTTGGAAATTTATAGGTTGCCAGATAGGGGAAGTGGTCGTATTTCAAGATTTTCACTTTCCCAAACTTACTTTTCGTCCGGAAACGTGATTGACTTTTCACAcctgaaaataatgaaaaatagaaaaaggaaaaagaaaaagaggccATGATCTGCCTAAATAATCGAAcgcaaaattgaattttaaatcaaatccTTTGTCACATCTAATTGGGTCTCAAATTTATTGTCAATTCACGTGTGTCACATAGTTTGGTAATTACATTAAATAAGATTATCTctcttataaaaatttataattaggGTCGGGCTTTAATAggtttgatttaatttgatttttttactttatatgtgATGGACTGGATTTTTAGTATATAAATCGATTATATTGGTtccattcaattttttgtttaaaaaccAATCAAACCAACTTTATTTACATTCTTTTAtaaactatgaaaaataattcaaaaaaatctataatcgaataaaaaattgtttcatcatTTAATTATTCACCACAGATCATGAATAGAATCACATTCAAATCGAGAACTACTTCATTTCACAGCACAAAAACTTTTCATCTATTGATTAACgagcttttcttcctaagttttttttatctttcttttcaaaaataaaaataagtttaagaaTTTAAgagaaagatttttttaatttatatatttaatgggGTGATTTTTGAGCAATTTCTAGTAGTTCCAATTCTCAGAACCCCTACCCCTAGATCTTTGATTTGTTGGGTTGGGTCGGGTCGGGTCGGGATCAGGTTAAACCACTTCGTcacccaaacccaactccaacatAAACTATGGTatggtaaaattttaattatttataaacaaaagaaaaatatctattttaaaGGATAGGATAAGATGGGATCTCTGATAACAAAGAGACAATAATAATTCTATCCATTGAACCTGatattatgaattttataatgTGGTATTTTATTAGAAGTGGGTCCCTATCACTTATGCCTCCCCCAGATAGTCTCCACCCACTTGCTCTTCTTTATCTACCCATCACCCTatcttgaataaaaaaagtcacatcattttcaataatatataGCTGTGGATTTTGACTAGTGAATTTTCTCAGGTCTTGCGTATTCCTTACTTTGAATTTTCAATGTGCTTCTAGAAGAcacaaaaaaagatattataacGTGAACGGGGACTTCTGAAGTTTCCTAGGGACTTTCCCGGAAAGGAAAATTGTGGGGGTGG from Vitis vinifera cultivar Pinot Noir 40024 chromosome 9, ASM3070453v1 includes these protein-coding regions:
- the ABC gene encoding ABC transporter-like (The RefSeq protein has 2 substitutions compared to this genomic sequence) — its product is MATAEIYRAAGSLRRNGSMWRSSGADVFSRSSRDEDDEEALKWAALEKLPTYNRLRKGLLMGSQGAASEVDVDNLGFQEKQSLMERLVKIAEEDNEKFLLRLRNRIERVGITIPEIEVRFEHLTIDAEAFIGSRALPSFHNFMFNKIEDALTGLRILRSRRRKFTILHDVSGIIKPQRMTLLLGPPSSGKTTLLLALSGKLDPTLKVTGRVTYNGHGMDEFVPQRTAAYISQHDTHIGEMTVRETLAFSARCQGVGDRYDMLAELSRREKAANIKPDPDLDVFMKAAATEGQKENVVTDYTLKILGLDICADTMVGDEMIRGISGGQRKRVTTGEMLVGPSKALFMDEISTGLDSSTTFQIVNCLKQTIHILNGTAVISLLQPAPETYNLFDDIILLSDGRIIYQGPREDVLEFFESTGFRCPERKGVADFLQEVTSKKDQQQYWARKEEPYRFVTVKEFAEAFQSFHTGRKVGDELASPYDKTKSHPAALTTKKYGVNKKELLDANMSREYLLMKRNSFVYVFKLTQLAIMAVITMTLFLRTEMHKNSVDDGNIYTGALFFTVVMIMFNGMAELAMAIAKLPVFYKQRDLLFYPAWAYALPTWILKIPITFIEVGVWVFMTYYVIGFDPNVERLFRQYLLLLLVNQMASGLFRLIASAGRNMIVSNTFGAFVLLMLLALGGFILSHDDVKKWWIWGYWCSPLMYAQNAIVVNEFLGHSWKKNVTGSTESLGVTVLNNRGFFTEAYWYWIGAGALFGFILLFNFGYTLCLNFLNPFDKPQAVIVEESDNAETGGQIELSQRNSSIDQAASTERGEEIGRSISSTSSAVREEAVAGANHNKKKGMVLPFQPYSITFDDIRYSVDMPEEMKSQGVVEDKLELLKGVSGAFRPGVLTALMGVSGAGKTTLMDVLAGRKTGGYIEGNITISGYPKKQETFARISGYCEQNDIHSPHVTVYESLLYSAWLRLPSDVKSETRQMFIEEVMELVELTPLRDALVGLPGVSGLSTEQRKRLTIAVELVANPSIIFMDEPTSGLDARAAAIVMRTVRNTVDTGRTVVCTIHQPSIDIFEAFDELLLLKRGGQEIYVGPLGRYSCHLINYFEGIEGVSKIKDGYNPATWMLEATTAAQEATLGVDFTEIYKNSDLYRRNKDLIKELSQPPPGTKDLYFRTQFSQPFFTQFLACLWKQRWSYWRNPPYTAVRFLFTTFIALMFGTMFWDLGTKWSTQQDLFNAMGSMYAAVLFLGIQNSQSVQPVVVVERTVFYRERAAGMYSPLSYAFAQALVEIPYIFSQAVVYGLIVYAMIGFQWTAAKFFWYLFFMFFTLMYFTFYGMMAVAATPNQNIASIVAAAFYGLWNLFSGFIVPRNRIPVWWRWYYWICPVSWTLYGLVTSQFGDITEELNTGVTVKDYLNDYFGFKHDFLGVVAAVVVGFVVLFLFIFAYAIKALNFQRR